The Amycolatopsis sp. DG1A-15b genome contains the following window.
TCGATGCTGACGCCGGCGGCGGCGTACGTGGCGCTCGTGGACTCGCTCACGGTGGAAGGACTCCCTACTGGAAGGACTGCTAGGGACGCCGGACGGCGTCTTCGGCACCGTACCCGGCGGGGCTGACGGGGGTCGCCGCGCCATTGACCGCGTCGAGGCTTTCGAGCAGGTGTTTCCCGATCAGCGCGTCCTCCGGCAGCGGGATCGGGTACTCACCCGAGAAGCACGCCGTGCACAACCGCGACTTCGGCTGCTCCGTCGCCGCGACCAGGCCCTCCAGGGAAATGTAGCCCAGCGAGTCGGCCCCGATCGAGCGGCGGATGCCGTCGAGGTCGACGCCGTTGGCGACCAGCTCGGCCCGCGAGGCGAAGTCGATGCCGTAGAAGCACGGCCAGCGCACCGGCGGCGACGCGATCCGGACGTGCACCTCGAGCGCGCCGGCCTCGCGCAGCATGCGGACGAGCGCGCGCTGGGTGTTGCCGCGGACGATCGAGTCGTCCACCACGACCAGGCGCTTGCCGCGGATGACGTCCCGCAGCGGGTTCAGCTTGAGCCGGATGCCCAGCTGGCGGATGGTCTGCGACGGCTGGATGAAGGTGCGCCCGACGTAGGCGTTCTTCACCAGGCCGGTGCCGTAGGGGATGCCGGAGCCCTGCGCGTAGCCGATCGCGGCCGGGGTGCCCGACTCCGGCACCGGCATGACCAGGTCGGCCTCGACCGGCTGCTCGGCGGCCAGGCGGCGGCCGATCTCGACGCGGGTGGCGTGGACGCCGCGGCCGGCGATCGTCGTGTCGGGGCGGGCGAGGTAGACGTACTCGAAGACGCAGCCCTTGGGGTCCGGGTTCGCGAACCGGGACGAGCGCAGGCCCGCGGCGTCGATGGCGATCAGTTCACCGGGCTCGACCTCGCGGACGAAGGACGCGCCGACGATGTCGAGACCC
Protein-coding sequences here:
- the purF gene encoding amidophosphoribosyltransferase, yielding MVSDPQVVSDQPDPEPREECGVFGVWAPGEEVAKLTYYGLYALQHRGQEAAGISVSDGSQIVVFKDLGLVSQVFDEQILQSLQGHIAVGHCRYSTTGATIWENAQPIFRTTATGSGLSFAHNGNLVNTAELRERTIEAGLKPHAGLTGSSSDSDLICGLLAANAADKGIEAAAMELLPTLKGAFCLVFADENTLYAARDPHGVHPLVLGRLERGWVVSSETAGLDIVGASFVREVEPGELIAIDAAGLRSSRFANPDPKGCVFEYVYLARPDTTIAGRGVHATRVEIGRRLAAEQPVEADLVMPVPESGTPAAIGYAQGSGIPYGTGLVKNAYVGRTFIQPSQTIRQLGIRLKLNPLRDVIRGKRLVVVDDSIVRGNTQRALVRMLREAGALEVHVRIASPPVRWPCFYGIDFASRAELVANGVDLDGIRRSIGADSLGYISLEGLVAATEQPKSRLCTACFSGEYPIPLPEDALIGKHLLESLDAVNGAATPVSPAGYGAEDAVRRP